The following coding sequences are from one Pseudomonas mendocina window:
- a CDS encoding ABC transporter substrate-binding protein has translation MRVWLLILALLAPLCRAGEGESLKVMTDLWPPFRMEDEAGQLRGLDIDLLNELSRRTGIRFDVQRAPWARGLAALDQGTADLMTGLAKTPDRERYIHYLDMPYYACSPRFYASPSVAVRLNDYSTLRGLRIGYVLESVYFQPFDGDEQLNKVGVSNESQLLEMLARGRIDALVGTDCQVDYALLDPELAGRIVKAAYQPDARTELYIGFSRQRLARMPQLAAAIENLLREGWIARAALRYQAVVAGQ, from the coding sequence ATGCGTGTCTGGCTGTTGATCCTAGCGCTGCTCGCGCCGTTGTGCCGGGCAGGCGAGGGCGAGTCGCTGAAGGTAATGACGGATCTGTGGCCGCCGTTTCGCATGGAGGACGAGGCCGGCCAACTGCGCGGGCTGGACATCGACCTGTTGAATGAGTTGTCGCGTCGTACCGGCATACGCTTCGATGTGCAGCGTGCGCCCTGGGCGCGCGGTTTGGCGGCATTGGATCAGGGCACGGCCGATTTGATGACCGGCCTGGCGAAAACGCCGGATCGCGAGCGTTACATCCATTACCTGGATATGCCGTATTACGCGTGCTCGCCACGTTTCTACGCCAGCCCTTCGGTGGCGGTGCGCTTGAATGACTACTCGACATTGCGCGGGCTGCGCATCGGCTATGTGCTGGAGTCGGTTTACTTCCAGCCGTTCGACGGCGATGAGCAACTGAACAAGGTCGGCGTGAGTAACGAAAGCCAGTTGCTCGAGATGTTGGCGCGTGGCCGTATCGATGCCCTGGTGGGAACCGATTGCCAGGTCGACTATGCCTTGCTCGATCCCGAACTGGCGGGGCGCATCGTCAAGGCCGCCTATCAACCGGATGCCCGCACCGAGCTCTATATCGGGTTCTCGCGCCAGCGCCTGGCGCGCATGCCGCAGCTGGCTGCTGCCATCGAGAATCTGCTGCGCGAGGGCTGGATTGCCCGCGCAGCCCTGCGCTACCAGGCGGTGGTGGCGGGTCAGTAA
- a CDS encoding endonuclease/exonuclease/phosphatase family protein, which translates to MSLSRPLRLFLLTLAVLFGILLILLYTLTWRPAAREDAVLSCNAQTAKLQPGQALKVMTWNVQYLAGKRYVFWYDLPGGDGPDERPSREDLATTLDEVVRVLRDEQPDVVLLQELHDGARASDYQDQLALLQERLADLYPCASQAFYWKSGFVPHPRILGSVGMKLATLSRFQIARAERVQLPIPGSDPLSRQFQLKRALLISYLPIRGSGELVMINTHFDAFAQGDDTMQRQVAMTDGLLQQLQSAGTPWVLGGDLNLLPPGQFQHLPEDQRGWYASDSELQDLARRYPMIPSLQQSSGTRQADWYTHYPNDPAAKGPDRTLDYLFYSPRLTPLASQVRQHDTLGISDHLPVIGRFFLPSHE; encoded by the coding sequence ATGTCCCTGTCCCGTCCGCTGCGCCTGTTCCTGCTCACCCTCGCGGTGCTTTTCGGCATTCTTCTCATCCTGCTCTACACGCTGACCTGGCGCCCGGCCGCGCGTGAGGACGCAGTGCTGAGCTGCAACGCCCAGACCGCCAAGCTGCAACCGGGCCAGGCACTGAAGGTGATGACCTGGAACGTGCAGTACCTGGCCGGCAAGCGCTACGTGTTCTGGTACGACTTGCCTGGCGGCGATGGCCCGGACGAACGCCCCAGCCGCGAAGACCTGGCGACCACGCTCGATGAAGTGGTGCGCGTCCTGCGTGACGAGCAGCCCGACGTGGTACTGCTACAGGAGCTGCATGACGGCGCCAGGGCCAGCGACTACCAGGATCAACTGGCGCTGCTGCAGGAACGCCTGGCCGACCTTTACCCCTGCGCCAGCCAGGCCTTCTACTGGAAATCCGGCTTCGTGCCACACCCGCGTATTCTCGGTAGCGTCGGCATGAAGCTCGCAACCCTCAGCCGCTTCCAGATAGCCCGCGCCGAGCGAGTGCAATTGCCGATTCCCGGCAGCGACCCGCTGAGCCGCCAGTTCCAACTCAAGCGCGCCTTGCTGATCAGCTATCTGCCGATTCGTGGCAGCGGCGAACTGGTCATGATCAATACCCACTTCGATGCCTTCGCCCAAGGCGATGACACCATGCAGCGCCAGGTGGCCATGACCGACGGCCTGCTGCAGCAATTGCAGAGCGCAGGAACACCGTGGGTGCTGGGCGGCGACCTCAACCTGCTGCCGCCTGGTCAGTTCCAGCATCTGCCCGAGGATCAGCGTGGCTGGTATGCCTCCGACAGCGAGCTGCAGGATCTCGCCAGACGCTACCCGATGATTCCCAGCCTGCAACAATCCAGCGGAACGCGGCAGGCAGACTGGTACACCCACTACCCCAACGACCCCGCCGCCAAAGGTCCGGATCGCACCCTCGACTACCTGTTCTACAGCCCACGCCTCACCCCGCTCGCCAGCCAGGTACGCCAGCACGACACGTTGGGCATTTCCGATCACCTGCCGGTCATCGGCCGCTTTTTCCTGCCCAGCCACGAATAA